The proteins below come from a single Chelmon rostratus isolate fCheRos1 chromosome 12, fCheRos1.pri, whole genome shotgun sequence genomic window:
- the kiss1ra gene encoding KISS1 receptor a, whose amino-acid sequence MFSTEEPWNSTEQVWINGSEANFSLGRRRDGEEDEGEQHPFLTDAWLVPLFFALIMLVGLVGNSLVIYVISKHRQMRTATNFYIANLAATDIIFLVCCVPFTATLYPLPGWIFGNFMCKFVAFLQQVTVQATCITLTAMSGDRCYVTVYPLKSLRHRTPRVAMIVSVCIWIGSFILSTPILMYQRIEEGYWYGPRQYCMERFPSKTHERAFILYQFIAAYLLPVLTISFCYTLMVKRVGQPTVEPVDNNYQVNLLSERTISIRSKVSKMVVVIVLLFAICWGPIQIFVLFQSFYPNYRPNYATYKIKTWANCMSYANSSVNPIVYGFMGATFQKSFRKTFPFLFKHKVRDSSMASRTANAEIKFVAAEEGNNNNALN is encoded by the exons ATGTTCTCCACCGAGGAGCCCTGGAACTCCACCGAGCAGGTCTGGATCAACGGCTCCGAGGCAAACTTCTCTCTGGGAAGACGCAGGGACGGTGAGGAGGACGAAGGAGAGCAGCACCCCTTCCTCACGGACGCCTGGCTGGTCCCCCTCTTCTTTGCCCTCATCATGCTGGTCGGACTGGTGGGCAACTCTCTGGTTATTTATGTCATTTCCAAACACAGGCAGATGAGGACGGCAACCAACTTCTACATCG caaaCCTGGCTGCCACTGACATCATCTTCTTGGTGTGCTGCGTCCCCTTCACTGCCACCCTCTATCCTCTCCCTGGATGGATCTTTGGCAACTTCATGTGCAAGTTTGTTGCCTTTCTTCAGCAG GTGACAGTCCAAGCCACCTGTATCACTCTGACAGCCATGAGTGGCGATCGCTGTTACGTCACGGTCTACCCTCTGAAATCTCTCCGCCACCGCACCCCGAGAGTCGCCATGATCGTCAGCGTCTGCATTTGGATTG GCTCCTTCATCCTGTCCACCCCGATTTTAATGTACCAGCGTATAGAGGAGGGTTACTGGTACGGCCCCAGGCAGTACTGCATGGAGAGATTCCCCTCTAAGACACATGAGAGGGCTTTCATCCTCTACCAGTTCATTGCTGCCTACCTGCTGCCTGTCCTCACTATTTCCTTCTGCTACACTCTGATGGTGAAGAGGGTGGGCCAGCCCACTGTGGAACCTGTAGATAACAACTATCAG gtcAACCTCCTGTCTGAGAGAACAATCAGTATCAGGAGCAAAGTGTCCAAGATGGTGGTGGTAATCGTCCTCCTGTTCGCCATCTGCTGGGGTCCCATCCAGATCTTTGTCCTCTTCCAGTCTTTCTATCCAAACTACCGGCCCAACTACGCCACATACAAGATCAAGACGTGGGCCAACTGCATGTCCTACGCCAACTCTTCGGTCAACCCCATAGTTTATGGTTTCATGGGAGCCACCTTTCAAAAGTCCTTCAGGAAAACCTTCCCATTCCTGTTCAAGCACAAGGTCAGAGATAGCAGCATGGCTTCGAGGACTGCCAACGCTGAGATCAAGTTTGTCGCTGCAGAGGAAGGCAACAATAATAATGCCTTGAATTGA